The Acidobacteriota bacterium genome contains a region encoding:
- a CDS encoding two-component system response regulator yields MHTADLCLHAMKLRIIVADDNQKMLDQIVLLLRAHFDVIATATDGTAALECIQRYKPDVAVLDVVMPRMNGIELTRELSRNGHSTHVVICSVENDRETIDTARAAGALGYVFKPRMVRDLITAVKSVAAGHPFTSAE; encoded by the coding sequence ATGCACACTGCTGATTTGTGTCTTCATGCAATGAAATTGCGCATCATAGTGGCGGACGATAACCAGAAAATGTTGGATCAAATTGTGTTGCTGCTGCGAGCTCACTTCGATGTTATCGCTACCGCCACCGACGGCACTGCCGCGCTGGAATGTATCCAGCGCTACAAGCCCGATGTCGCTGTGCTGGATGTCGTAATGCCGCGAATGAATGGAATCGAGCTCACCAGGGAATTGTCCCGGAACGGGCATTCGACACACGTTGTTATCTGTTCTGTCGAGAATGACCGGGAAACGATTGACACCGCGCGCGCAGCGGGGGCTCTGGGCTATGTGTTCAAACCGCGAATGGTACGAGACCTAATTACTGCGGTGAAGTCGGTTGCCGCCGGCCATCCCTTCACGTCGGCTGAGTAA
- a CDS encoding carbonate dehydratase yields MLAQDHHADPAHSWTYFGERGPEHWGDLSPEFAACGAGQAQSPIDITHPNVAQLPPIHFAYSASPLKIIDNGHTIQVNYARGNTIGLDGKTYELVQFHFHHPSEEEITGKRYAMVAHLVHKNSQGKLAVVAVLIEEGDPNPLISTLWNNLPPTKNKELERKSVEVHVADLLPSNHNYYTFDGSLTTPPCTEGVSWYVLETPLSLSKAQIEKFASIYPRNARPIQPLHNRVVRESK; encoded by the coding sequence ATGCTGGCGCAGGACCACCACGCTGATCCAGCGCATAGCTGGACGTATTTCGGCGAACGTGGGCCGGAGCACTGGGGCGATCTCAGTCCCGAGTTCGCTGCCTGCGGCGCCGGCCAGGCGCAGTCGCCGATCGATATCACCCATCCCAATGTCGCGCAGCTTCCGCCGATTCACTTCGCTTACTCTGCCTCGCCGTTGAAGATTATTGACAACGGCCATACCATCCAGGTCAACTACGCGCGCGGCAACACCATTGGTCTCGATGGCAAGACCTACGAGTTGGTGCAGTTCCACTTTCACCATCCCAGCGAAGAGGAGATCACTGGCAAACGCTACGCAATGGTGGCTCACCTCGTACATAAGAATAGTCAGGGCAAGCTTGCGGTGGTCGCGGTGCTGATCGAAGAGGGCGATCCTAACCCGCTCATCAGCACACTGTGGAACAATCTGCCGCCTACCAAGAACAAAGAGCTTGAGCGGAAGTCCGTCGAAGTGCATGTTGCCGATCTGCTGCCGTCAAACCACAACTACTACACGTTCGACGGCTCATTGACTACGCCTCCGTGTACAGAAGGGGTTAGCTGGTACGTACTCGAGACACCTCTGTCACTTTCGAAAGCGCAGATTGAGAAGTTCGCCAGCATCTATCCGCGCAACGCGCGGCCCATCCAGCCGCTGCACAATCGCGTCGTGCGGGAAAGTAAGTAG
- a CDS encoding OmpA family protein has product MHSQPWIPFCIGIRFGHEIGNTRRRGPVSSQQSTRFRFQNGENMYKRLMFGAVALSLVSSLGAFAGDDVNGIIKTRTGETLVVATDGGTDVTVVLTETTKTVDKKGLFGLDKQQLGATVLIPGLKVSVKGTPDDQGRVVANEIVTDGDDLEASQMIQAGLTPTADQVAKNVDTLAAHNGRLGAHDEQLGAHSQNIAANQQGVASNRGQIQQNISAIEAQTKRFNSLTDFDVKGEATVNFPVGSSKVSKADAAKLDQLAQTAKGLTGYIVEVVGYADATGTAAMNTKLSEDRAKQVVTWLQQQGGIPIRHIVAPGAMGEYGAKASNEKKAGRAENRRVEVKVLVNKGLAGA; this is encoded by the coding sequence ATGCATTCTCAGCCCTGGATCCCGTTTTGTATCGGCATCCGTTTTGGCCATGAAATTGGAAACACACGGCGACGCGGTCCAGTGAGTTCGCAGCAATCGACAAGATTCAGATTTCAGAATGGAGAAAATATGTATAAGAGATTGATGTTTGGTGCAGTGGCTTTGTCCTTGGTGTCAAGCTTAGGCGCGTTTGCCGGTGATGACGTCAATGGCATTATCAAAACTCGAACCGGAGAAACATTGGTCGTCGCGACCGACGGGGGGACCGATGTCACCGTCGTTCTCACGGAAACCACCAAGACGGTAGACAAAAAAGGCCTCTTCGGCCTCGACAAACAACAACTGGGCGCCACCGTCCTGATACCTGGCCTGAAGGTGTCAGTCAAGGGAACCCCGGATGACCAGGGCCGCGTCGTAGCCAATGAGATCGTTACCGACGGCGACGATCTGGAAGCATCGCAGATGATCCAGGCCGGCTTGACTCCAACGGCGGATCAAGTCGCAAAGAACGTGGACACCCTCGCCGCGCACAATGGAAGGCTGGGAGCCCACGATGAACAGCTGGGCGCACACTCGCAAAATATCGCTGCCAATCAACAAGGGGTTGCTTCTAATAGAGGACAGATTCAGCAGAACATCAGCGCCATCGAGGCACAGACGAAGCGTTTTAATTCTCTAACAGACTTTGACGTCAAAGGCGAAGCTACGGTCAATTTCCCAGTCGGCAGCAGCAAGGTCTCGAAGGCGGACGCTGCAAAGCTCGATCAGCTGGCGCAAACGGCGAAGGGACTCACCGGTTACATAGTCGAAGTAGTCGGTTATGCGGACGCTACCGGCACTGCGGCCATGAACACCAAGCTGAGTGAAGATCGCGCCAAGCAAGTCGTAACCTGGCTGCAGCAGCAGGGTGGAATTCCAATTCGGCACATCGTTGCTCCCGGCGCGATGGGCGAGTACGGTGCAAAGGCCTCGAACGAGAAGAAGGCAGGCCGGGCCGAAAACCGTCGGGTTGAGGTAAAGGTTCTGGTTAATAAGGGACTTGCTGGAGCCTAG